The Akkermansia muciniphila genome contains a region encoding:
- a CDS encoding DNA/RNA-binding protein — MEDDIICTEKIIAERKTFFLDLKQNARGKVVRITEKVSSNRDRIMVPAEILDDFIAALQDIRETLKQQGE, encoded by the coding sequence GTGGAGGACGATATTATTTGCACAGAAAAAATCATTGCGGAACGCAAGACGTTCTTTCTTGATCTTAAACAGAATGCGCGCGGCAAAGTGGTGCGTATTACGGAAAAGGTGAGTTCCAACCGGGACCGGATCATGGTTCCCGCGGAAATTCTGGATGATTTCATCGCCGCTCTCCAGGATATCCGGGAAACGCTGAAGCAGCAGGGGGAATAA
- a CDS encoding P-loop NTPase: MTTQQELTPELIRAALTTVKFPGFSRDIVSFGLVKKIDIDAENNVTIDLVIESKNADIPRYIFEGVHGVMKHLPGVKHCDVNIEHKAPETKKGVNDDPSTWKSSVPGARHVIAVASGKGGVGKSTVSANLAVALSKLGYSVGLVDLDIYGPSMSLMFGTKERPGANENDEFLPVTAHGVKLLSMGLLINEADPVAVRGPLATRYVQQFLRNVEWGGVDFLILDLPPGTGDIQLTIVQTAELDGVVVVTTPQEVALIDARKAIGLFERVKTPILGVIENMSYFQCPSDGKIYHIFGEGGGEREAAKLGVPLLGKIPLDISTRAGGDEGRPVALEDPEKNPVSAAFRQVAEQCARVVLDR, encoded by the coding sequence ATGACGACACAACAGGAATTGACTCCGGAGCTGATACGGGCCGCGCTGACCACAGTTAAATTCCCGGGTTTCAGCCGCGACATCGTATCCTTCGGGCTGGTGAAGAAGATCGACATTGACGCTGAAAACAACGTCACGATTGATTTGGTGATTGAGAGCAAGAATGCGGATATCCCACGTTACATTTTTGAAGGCGTTCACGGCGTAATGAAGCATCTGCCCGGCGTAAAGCATTGTGACGTCAATATTGAACACAAAGCTCCGGAAACTAAAAAGGGAGTCAATGACGACCCCTCCACCTGGAAATCCTCCGTTCCCGGCGCCAGGCACGTGATCGCCGTTGCCTCCGGCAAGGGCGGGGTGGGCAAATCCACCGTTTCCGCAAACCTGGCGGTGGCCCTGAGCAAGCTGGGCTATTCCGTGGGCCTGGTGGACCTGGATATTTACGGCCCCTCCATGTCCCTGATGTTCGGCACCAAGGAACGGCCCGGAGCCAATGAGAATGACGAGTTCCTGCCCGTCACGGCGCATGGCGTAAAACTGCTCTCCATGGGGCTGCTGATCAATGAGGCTGATCCCGTGGCCGTGCGCGGCCCTCTGGCTACCCGCTACGTGCAGCAGTTCCTGCGCAATGTGGAGTGGGGCGGCGTTGATTTCCTGATTCTGGACCTGCCTCCCGGTACGGGGGACATTCAGTTGACCATTGTGCAGACGGCCGAACTGGACGGCGTGGTGGTGGTAACCACCCCGCAGGAGGTCGCGCTGATTGACGCCCGCAAGGCCATAGGCCTCTTTGAACGGGTGAAGACCCCCATTCTGGGTGTGATTGAAAACATGAGTTATTTCCAGTGCCCCTCCGACGGCAAGATTTACCACATCTTTGGCGAAGGCGGGGGCGAACGGGAGGCGGCCAAGCTGGGCGTTCCCCTGCTCGGCAAGATTCCGCTGGATATTTCCACCCGCGCCGGGGGGGACGAAGGCCGTCCCGTGGCCCTGGAAGACCCTGAAAAGAACCCGGTTTCCGCCGCGTTCCGCCAGGTGGCTGAACAATGCGCCCGCGTGGTGCTTGACCGCTGA
- a CDS encoding MATE family efflux transporter, with product MKKLIPLALPVLVVNLSIVGMGAVDAIVAGRAGVTDMAAVALGSSVYLPVALFACGVLMIIGPVIANMRGKSHESRVGYMTNHGLWLALMLSLVSMPVIYVLRNVFGWISDDVAMCQMASAYMFAIMWGLPANLGFVALKSLNEGSNMTRPAMYVGLCGLLLNIPLNYIFVFGLYGFPRMGGAGCGAATAVIFYIEFLLMFLLVYLNPKHRPYRRHIVSWRRPTPSVITHLMRLGVPIGVSQLCEVMLFCAAALVLAPLGETQVASHQIAGNVGGLVFMLPLSVGLAASIRVAYHHGRKDLAGTKSAVLSSYVLVMTICLCTFGGITLFREQIVHLYNDSELIVSTASVLLILAAAYQLPDCLQVLSVGVLRGFRDTASITIITFFSYWIVGFPVCYILARTDWIVPAMGARGIWTGFIIGLSVAAVLLLWRVRRTTRREFALMRQEGE from the coding sequence ATGAAGAAACTGATACCGCTGGCCCTCCCGGTGCTGGTGGTCAACCTCTCCATTGTGGGCATGGGGGCGGTGGACGCCATTGTAGCCGGGCGCGCCGGCGTGACGGACATGGCCGCCGTGGCGCTGGGGTCTTCCGTGTACCTGCCTGTGGCGCTGTTCGCCTGCGGCGTGCTGATGATCATCGGCCCCGTGATTGCCAACATGCGGGGGAAAAGCCATGAAAGCCGCGTGGGCTACATGACCAACCACGGCCTGTGGCTGGCGCTGATGCTCAGCCTGGTTTCCATGCCGGTCATTTATGTGTTGAGAAACGTGTTCGGCTGGATTTCCGATGACGTCGCCATGTGCCAGATGGCTTCCGCCTACATGTTCGCCATCATGTGGGGGCTTCCCGCCAACCTGGGATTTGTGGCCCTCAAGAGCCTGAATGAAGGCTCCAACATGACCCGGCCCGCCATGTACGTGGGGTTGTGCGGCCTGCTGCTCAACATTCCGCTGAACTACATCTTCGTCTTCGGCCTGTACGGGTTTCCCCGCATGGGCGGCGCGGGGTGCGGTGCGGCCACGGCAGTCATTTTCTATATTGAATTCCTGCTGATGTTTTTGCTGGTTTACCTTAATCCCAAGCACAGGCCGTACCGCAGGCACATCGTTTCCTGGCGGCGCCCCACGCCTTCCGTCATCACCCACCTGATGCGGCTCGGCGTGCCGATCGGCGTTTCCCAGTTGTGCGAGGTGATGCTCTTCTGCGCGGCCGCGCTGGTGCTGGCCCCCCTGGGAGAAACGCAGGTGGCGAGCCACCAGATCGCCGGGAACGTGGGCGGCCTGGTCTTCATGCTACCGCTCTCCGTAGGGCTGGCGGCCTCCATCCGCGTAGCGTACCACCACGGCAGGAAGGACCTGGCGGGCACCAAATCCGCCGTCCTGTCCTCTTATGTGCTGGTGATGACCATCTGCCTGTGCACGTTTGGCGGCATCACCCTGTTCCGGGAGCAGATCGTTCACCTGTATAATGACTCGGAACTGATTGTCAGCACGGCTTCCGTCCTGCTGATTCTGGCGGCCGCCTACCAGCTTCCGGACTGCCTGCAAGTGCTCTCCGTCGGCGTGCTCAGGGGATTCCGGGACACGGCTTCCATCACCATTATCACCTTCTTCTCCTACTGGATTGTCGGCTTCCCGGTGTGTTACATCCTGGCCCGTACGGACTGGATTGTCCCGGCCATGGGCGCGCGCGGCATCTGGACGGGATTCATCATCGGCTTGTCCGTGGCGGCGGTGCTCCTGCTCTGGCGCGTAAGGCGCACCACCCGGCGGGAATTCGCCCTGATGAGGCAGGAAGGGGAATAG
- a CDS encoding sugar kinase — protein sequence MSLIIKSEQECRWDIASLGEVMLRLDPGEGRIHTTRSFRVCEGGGEYNVARGLRRCFRMRGTIVTAICDNPVGRLLEDCMLQGGLDLDYVAWKPFDGIGRDCRVGLNFTERGYGVRAAVGCSDRGLSAACQMKPGEVDWDALFGRHGVRWFHTGGIYAGLSETTSAVVLEAVQAARRHGTVVSYDLNYRPSLWKSIGGQARAQEVNRAIAPFVDVMIGNEEDFQASLGLSIEGSTEDFSHIDQNSYRQMIRRAVKEFGFKAAATTLRVARTATLNDWAAMLYYDGEFYDSISFPNLEILDRVGGGDSFASGLIYGLMSGKGPQYAVNCGCAHGALAMTTPGDTSTATLAEVEKVMKGGTARVDR from the coding sequence ATGTCGTTAATTATTAAATCAGAACAGGAATGCCGCTGGGACATCGCCTCCCTGGGTGAAGTAATGTTGAGACTGGACCCCGGAGAGGGGCGCATCCATACCACCCGTTCCTTCCGCGTGTGCGAGGGCGGAGGGGAATACAACGTGGCCCGCGGGCTGAGGCGCTGCTTCAGGATGCGCGGGACCATCGTCACCGCCATTTGCGACAACCCGGTGGGGCGTTTGCTGGAAGACTGCATGCTCCAGGGTGGCCTGGACCTGGATTACGTAGCCTGGAAGCCGTTTGACGGCATTGGCCGCGACTGCCGCGTAGGCTTGAATTTTACGGAGCGCGGCTATGGCGTGCGCGCCGCCGTGGGCTGTTCCGACCGAGGCCTGAGCGCCGCCTGCCAGATGAAGCCCGGAGAGGTGGACTGGGACGCCCTGTTCGGCAGGCACGGCGTGCGCTGGTTCCATACCGGCGGAATTTACGCGGGCCTTTCGGAGACGACCAGCGCCGTGGTGCTGGAAGCCGTGCAGGCCGCCCGCAGGCACGGGACCGTCGTTTCCTACGACTTGAATTACCGTCCCTCCTTGTGGAAGAGCATCGGGGGGCAGGCCCGCGCGCAGGAGGTGAACCGGGCCATCGCGCCCTTTGTGGACGTGATGATCGGCAATGAGGAAGACTTCCAGGCTTCCCTGGGGCTCTCCATTGAAGGGAGCACGGAGGATTTTTCCCATATTGACCAGAACTCCTACCGGCAGATGATCCGCCGCGCCGTGAAGGAGTTCGGCTTCAAGGCCGCGGCTACCACGCTGCGCGTGGCCCGTACGGCTACGCTGAACGACTGGGCGGCCATGTTGTATTACGACGGCGAATTTTATGATTCCATCTCCTTCCCGAATCTGGAAATCCTGGACCGCGTGGGCGGCGGGGATTCCTTTGCCTCCGGCCTGATTTACGGACTGATGTCCGGCAAGGGCCCGCAATACGCCGTGAACTGCGGCTGCGCCCACGGCGCGCTGGCCATGACCACTCCGGGGGATACCTCCACGGCCACGCTTGCGGAAGTGGAAAAAGTGATGAAGGGCGGAACCGCCCGCGTGGACCGTTAA
- a CDS encoding SDR family oxidoreductase, producing the protein MGLQSFRPLAGKTAVVTGAAGVLCSVMARDLLKAGASVVLLGRTRSKLEELQRTLAGDGLGRTLVLAADVLDKAALEQACSRVKEAWGRLDILVNGAGGNDPRGTSPAEQCTPDTPADQGFFGMDMEGFEYVNRLNMIGTILPSQVFGELLAASGGCIVNISSMAAFQPLTKVGAYGAAKAAVDNFTKWLATHLAPLGVRVNAIAPGFFITEQNRFLMMEKDGATPTARGKKVLAKTPMHRFGEPEDLCGALRFLVSPSASFVTGVIIPVDGGFLAYSGV; encoded by the coding sequence ATGGGGCTTCAATCCTTCCGCCCCTTGGCGGGAAAAACCGCCGTCGTGACGGGAGCCGCAGGCGTGCTTTGCTCCGTGATGGCCCGGGACCTGCTGAAGGCCGGGGCCAGTGTGGTGCTTCTGGGCCGTACCCGTTCCAAACTGGAAGAGCTCCAGCGGACGCTGGCGGGGGACGGGCTGGGCCGCACGCTGGTGCTGGCCGCGGACGTGCTGGACAAGGCCGCTCTGGAACAGGCCTGTTCCCGTGTGAAAGAAGCGTGGGGAAGGCTGGATATTCTGGTGAACGGCGCGGGAGGCAACGATCCGCGCGGAACCAGTCCGGCGGAGCAGTGCACGCCGGACACTCCGGCGGACCAAGGCTTCTTCGGCATGGACATGGAGGGCTTTGAATACGTGAACCGCCTCAACATGATCGGCACCATTCTGCCTTCCCAGGTCTTCGGGGAACTGCTGGCTGCTTCCGGCGGGTGCATCGTCAACATCTCCTCCATGGCCGCCTTCCAGCCTCTGACCAAGGTAGGCGCGTACGGGGCCGCCAAGGCCGCGGTGGACAACTTCACCAAGTGGCTCGCCACGCACCTGGCCCCGCTGGGCGTCCGCGTGAACGCGATTGCGCCCGGCTTTTTCATCACGGAGCAGAACCGCTTCCTGATGATGGAGAAGGACGGCGCAACCCCCACGGCGCGCGGGAAAAAGGTGCTGGCCAAGACGCCCATGCACCGTTTCGGTGAGCCGGAGGATCTCTGCGGCGCGCTCCGCTTCCTGGTCTCTCCCTCCGCCTCCTTCGTAACGGGCGTCATCATTCCCGTGGACGGGGGCTTTCTGGCCTATTCCGGAGTATAA
- the uxaC gene encoding glucuronate isomerase, with protein MFINDDFLLDTPQAKTLFHEYAEGQPIIDYHSHLDPAAIADNRQFSNIAQLWLDGDHYKWRAMRTNGIPERLCSGDAPDREKYDAWAATVPRLLRNPLYHWTHLELRRPFGISGILFSPETADEVWKKTSSMLQSGKMGALDILKRMNVETVCTTDDPCDDLSAHRRHAASGDSVKLLPTFRPDKARAVHQGSAWREWVGRLEQASGMEIRDLAGFRKALASRHDFFAQHGCKLSDHSLEAFDGESLSGEEAAALFASALQGGDIASGDAARFSNYLMDFFAELDSGKNWVRQLHVGALRNPNGAALRDLGPDTGFDAIADFTYIAPLARLLDRSAQKGTLPRTILYNLNPRDNAALAVLCGSFQDGVTAGKMQYGAAWWFLDQMDGMTLHLETLSQLGMLSRFVGMLTDSRSLLSYTRHEYFRRILCRILGRDMARGLVPDDMEMIGSMVADISYRNAKQYFNF; from the coding sequence ATGTTTATCAACGACGATTTCCTGCTGGACACCCCCCAGGCGAAGACGCTTTTCCATGAGTACGCGGAGGGGCAGCCGATCATTGACTACCATTCCCACCTGGACCCCGCCGCCATTGCGGACAACCGCCAGTTCTCCAACATCGCCCAGCTCTGGCTGGACGGGGACCATTACAAATGGCGCGCCATGAGGACGAACGGGATTCCGGAACGCCTCTGTTCCGGAGACGCTCCGGACCGGGAGAAGTATGACGCCTGGGCGGCTACGGTGCCGCGCCTGCTGCGCAACCCCCTGTACCACTGGACGCATCTGGAACTGCGGCGCCCGTTCGGCATTTCCGGCATTCTGTTCAGTCCGGAGACGGCGGACGAGGTGTGGAAGAAAACCTCCTCCATGCTTCAGTCCGGAAAAATGGGCGCACTGGACATCCTGAAAAGGATGAACGTGGAAACCGTCTGCACCACGGACGATCCCTGCGACGATCTCTCCGCCCACCGCAGGCATGCCGCTTCCGGGGATTCCGTCAAGTTGCTTCCCACCTTCCGCCCGGACAAGGCGCGCGCCGTCCATCAGGGCAGCGCATGGCGGGAATGGGTGGGCCGCCTGGAACAGGCCTCCGGCATGGAAATACGTGATTTAGCCGGTTTCCGGAAGGCGCTTGCCTCCAGGCATGACTTTTTTGCGCAGCACGGCTGCAAGCTCTCGGACCACTCCCTGGAAGCGTTTGACGGGGAAAGCCTGTCCGGGGAAGAAGCCGCGGCCCTGTTCGCCTCCGCCCTTCAGGGCGGTGACATCGCCTCCGGGGATGCCGCCCGTTTCTCCAATTACCTGATGGACTTCTTCGCGGAGCTGGATTCCGGTAAAAACTGGGTGCGCCAGCTTCATGTGGGCGCCCTCAGGAACCCGAACGGAGCTGCCCTGCGGGACCTGGGGCCGGATACGGGATTTGACGCCATTGCGGATTTCACCTACATCGCCCCGCTCGCGCGCCTGCTGGACCGTTCCGCTCAAAAGGGAACCCTGCCGCGCACCATCCTGTACAATCTCAATCCGCGGGACAACGCCGCCCTGGCCGTGCTCTGCGGCAGTTTCCAGGACGGCGTCACGGCCGGAAAAATGCAGTACGGAGCCGCCTGGTGGTTCCTGGACCAGATGGACGGCATGACCCTCCATCTGGAAACCCTCAGCCAGCTCGGGATGCTCTCCCGCTTCGTGGGCATGCTGACGGACAGCCGCAGCCTGTTGAGCTACACGCGGCATGAATACTTCCGCCGCATCCTGTGCCGCATCCTTGGGCGTGACATGGCCCGGGGCCTGGTTCCGGACGATATGGAGATGATAGGCTCCATGGTGGCGGACATCTCCTACCGCAACGCCAAACAATATTTCAACTTTTAA
- the eda gene encoding bifunctional 4-hydroxy-2-oxoglutarate aldolase/2-dehydro-3-deoxy-phosphogluconate aldolase, giving the protein MKTLLEKLSAIKLVPVVVIHDADKAVPLAKALLDNGCGCMEITFRTPAAAESIARISREVPGMLVGAGTLLTPEQAEAARRAGASFGVAPGFDPQVVKAAVGRDFLFVPGVSTASEMSQALSLGCLFQKFFPAEAAGGVRMLKSLLAAFRHTGVRIMPTGGINAGNIGSWLEIPEVAACGGSWICESPLIEAGDWEEIGRRTREALKALQTSSI; this is encoded by the coding sequence ATGAAGACACTGCTGGAAAAATTATCCGCCATCAAGCTTGTCCCCGTCGTCGTCATCCATGACGCGGACAAGGCCGTACCCCTTGCCAAAGCCTTGCTGGACAACGGCTGCGGCTGCATGGAAATCACGTTCAGAACGCCCGCCGCCGCGGAATCCATTGCCCGCATTTCCCGGGAAGTTCCCGGAATGCTGGTGGGCGCGGGAACCCTGCTGACGCCGGAACAGGCGGAGGCCGCCCGCCGGGCCGGGGCTTCCTTCGGCGTGGCTCCCGGCTTTGATCCCCAGGTGGTGAAGGCTGCCGTGGGGAGGGATTTCCTGTTTGTCCCGGGCGTCTCCACCGCCTCGGAAATGAGCCAGGCCCTTTCCCTGGGCTGCCTGTTCCAGAAGTTTTTCCCGGCGGAGGCCGCGGGCGGCGTCAGGATGCTTAAATCCCTGCTGGCCGCGTTCCGCCATACGGGCGTGCGCATCATGCCCACGGGGGGCATCAACGCGGGCAACATCGGCTCCTGGCTGGAAATCCCGGAAGTGGCCGCCTGCGGCGGTTCCTGGATTTGCGAATCTCCCCTCATTGAGGCCGGGGACTGGGAGGAAATAGGCAGGCGCACGCGGGAAGCCCTGAAGGCCTTGCAGACCAGCTCCATCTAA
- a CDS encoding MFS transporter, which translates to MLQEQPRQDSFRWMILFMLFAATTINYLDRQILSILKPILDHELGWTDAQYGMIMSIFQASYAVGLTMFGWIIDKYGARMGFAISIIWWSVGALSHAFAVGVKSMGLSRVILGLGEGGNFPASIKTVTNWFSSGERVFATTLFNSGANVGALVAPATIPFIAAAWGWQSAFIAAGVLGFIWVVFWLRMPKNPRVKLAEESAALAQAEKEEARASIPWRKLLAYRQSWSLILVRFLTDPIWWFFLFWLPDFFSKHFGYNIKESALPLIVIYALVTVLSILGGTLTKFLANRGWSLNKVRKISMLIFACCVVPVIFVQYFDMWTIVAVLGLAGGAHQAWSASVYTLGSDMFPKSDVASITGLSGMAGQIGSVLFQTAVGLTLSWFAAQGNASHGYDIIFMVCGSAYLAAFVIFSLIIPNIKMVAPGEN; encoded by the coding sequence ATGCTCCAGGAACAACCCAGGCAGGACTCCTTCCGGTGGATGATTCTCTTCATGCTCTTTGCAGCGACGACAATCAACTACCTGGACCGCCAGATTCTCTCCATCCTGAAACCCATTCTGGATCATGAACTGGGCTGGACGGACGCCCAGTACGGCATGATCATGTCCATCTTCCAGGCTTCCTATGCGGTGGGCCTGACCATGTTCGGGTGGATTATCGACAAATACGGCGCGAGGATGGGCTTTGCCATTTCCATCATCTGGTGGAGCGTGGGCGCGCTTTCCCATGCCTTTGCCGTAGGCGTCAAATCCATGGGCCTCAGCCGCGTTATTCTGGGCCTGGGGGAAGGCGGCAACTTCCCGGCAAGCATCAAGACGGTGACCAACTGGTTCTCCTCCGGGGAACGCGTGTTCGCCACCACCCTGTTCAATTCCGGCGCGAACGTGGGGGCGCTGGTGGCTCCGGCCACCATCCCGTTCATTGCCGCCGCGTGGGGGTGGCAGTCCGCTTTCATTGCCGCCGGCGTGCTCGGCTTTATCTGGGTGGTGTTCTGGCTCCGGATGCCTAAAAATCCGCGCGTGAAGCTGGCGGAGGAATCCGCCGCCCTGGCGCAGGCGGAAAAGGAGGAAGCCAGGGCCTCCATCCCGTGGAGGAAATTGCTGGCTTACAGGCAATCCTGGAGCCTCATCCTCGTGCGCTTCCTGACGGACCCCATCTGGTGGTTCTTCCTCTTCTGGCTGCCTGATTTCTTCAGCAAGCACTTTGGCTATAACATCAAGGAATCCGCCCTCCCGCTGATTGTCATTTACGCCCTGGTGACCGTACTGAGCATTCTGGGGGGCACCCTGACCAAATTCCTGGCAAACCGCGGGTGGAGCCTGAACAAGGTCAGGAAAATCTCCATGCTCATCTTTGCCTGCTGCGTGGTTCCCGTGATCTTCGTCCAGTACTTTGACATGTGGACCATCGTAGCCGTATTGGGGCTGGCGGGAGGCGCGCACCAGGCGTGGTCCGCCAGCGTGTACACGCTGGGTTCCGATATGTTCCCGAAGTCGGACGTGGCGTCCATCACCGGCCTTTCCGGCATGGCGGGGCAGATCGGCAGCGTGCTGTTCCAGACGGCGGTGGGCCTGACCCTGTCCTGGTTCGCCGCGCAGGGCAATGCCTCCCATGGGTACGACATCATCTTCATGGTCTGCGGAAGCGCCTACCTGGCGGCATTCGTCATCTTCAGCCTGATCATCCCCAACATCAAGATGGTGGCTCCCGGAGAAAACTGA
- a CDS encoding pyruvate carboxylase subunit B — MNPVTFNCTVLRDGHQSLAATRMKTEDMLPIAPILDSMGFSALETWGGATIDAGLRFLKEWPFDRLDALKKAAPKTPHMMLLRGQNIVGYTNYADDVVEAFVAMSAKHGMNIFRIFDCVNDPRNMETSIRAAKKAGAQAHGTICYTTSPVHTTQSFVDMGRELADMGADAIVIKDMAGLIPPYVTHELVSALKKDLNIPVWIHTHDTAGLGASTYLSAIDAGVDACDVSISPFANGTGQPDCLRMLALLNGNPRKPDYDTDKLIEVSEMLKPVYESLGKFTSHRNEVVDSDTLRYQVPGGMLSNFRTQLKEQGMEDKFEEVFAEIPVVRKALGWIPLVTPTSQIVGVQSMLNVKFGRWKNITPQAADIALGYYGRTPAPVDPEVQKLCAEKMGKEPITCRPADLIKPGMEDLRKKLAEKGLPTDDEHCVIYAMFPQQVEDFYKKPEPKEEAPVQVNTAPAPAPATAPSMTVIDNGITAQVSGPSGSRDLTIVINGQAHSVKVERVG; from the coding sequence ATGAATCCTGTTACATTCAATTGCACCGTTCTGCGCGACGGGCACCAGTCCCTGGCAGCTACCCGCATGAAGACGGAAGACATGCTGCCCATCGCCCCCATTCTGGACTCCATGGGCTTCAGCGCCCTGGAAACCTGGGGCGGCGCCACTATTGACGCCGGACTGCGCTTCCTGAAGGAGTGGCCCTTTGACCGCCTGGACGCCCTGAAGAAGGCCGCCCCCAAGACGCCGCACATGATGCTCCTGCGCGGCCAGAACATCGTGGGCTACACCAACTACGCGGACGACGTGGTGGAAGCCTTCGTGGCCATGAGCGCCAAGCACGGCATGAACATCTTCCGCATTTTCGACTGCGTGAACGATCCGCGCAACATGGAAACCTCCATCCGCGCCGCCAAGAAGGCCGGAGCCCAGGCCCACGGCACCATCTGCTACACCACCTCCCCCGTGCACACCACGCAGAGCTTCGTGGACATGGGCCGCGAACTGGCGGACATGGGGGCGGACGCCATCGTCATCAAGGACATGGCCGGCCTCATTCCCCCGTATGTCACCCATGAACTGGTGAGCGCCCTGAAGAAGGACCTGAACATCCCCGTCTGGATCCACACGCATGACACCGCGGGCCTCGGCGCCTCCACTTACCTCAGCGCCATTGACGCCGGGGTGGACGCCTGCGACGTTTCCATCTCCCCCTTCGCCAACGGCACGGGCCAGCCGGACTGCCTGCGCATGCTCGCCCTGCTGAACGGCAATCCCCGCAAGCCGGATTACGATACGGACAAGCTGATTGAAGTTTCCGAAATGCTCAAGCCCGTCTATGAAAGCCTGGGCAAGTTCACCTCCCACCGCAACGAGGTGGTGGACTCCGACACGCTCCGCTACCAGGTGCCCGGCGGTATGCTCTCCAACTTCCGCACCCAGCTCAAGGAACAGGGCATGGAAGACAAGTTTGAAGAAGTGTTCGCGGAAATCCCCGTGGTCCGCAAGGCCCTGGGCTGGATTCCGCTGGTCACCCCCACCTCCCAGATTGTGGGCGTGCAGTCCATGCTGAACGTCAAGTTCGGCCGCTGGAAGAACATCACGCCCCAGGCGGCGGACATCGCCCTGGGCTACTACGGCCGCACCCCGGCCCCGGTAGACCCGGAAGTGCAGAAGCTCTGCGCGGAAAAGATGGGCAAGGAACCGATCACCTGCCGCCCGGCGGACCTGATCAAGCCCGGCATGGAAGACCTGCGCAAGAAGCTTGCGGAAAAGGGACTTCCCACGGACGACGAACACTGCGTGATTTACGCCATGTTCCCGCAGCAGGTGGAAGACTTCTACAAGAAGCCGGAACCGAAGGAAGAAGCCCCCGTGCAGGTGAATACCGCTCCCGCCCCGGCACCCGCAACTGCGCCGTCCATGACCGTCATTGATAACGGCATCACCGCCCAGGTAAGCGGCCCCTCCGGCTCCCGTGACCTGACCATCGTCATCAACGGCCAGGCCCACTCCGTAAAGGTGGAACGCGTCGGCTAA